TCGTTGAGCAGGCGAAAAAGGGCAACCTGAAGGCGCTCGTGGTCGTGGGATCGCGCCTGGGAGGAGCCGATGACGCTCTGGTAGGCGAAATTTTGCATAACGTCGATTACGTGATCAACATTGCTTCGAACGAAAGCGCCGTTTCACGGAACAGCTCGCTCGTTCTTGCCTCGGCCACCTTTGCCGAGAAGGGCGGTACCTTCACGAACTACCGGGGAAGGGTGCAGCGCTTCCACAGGGCGTTTCCTCCGCGAGGCGCGGCGAAGGAGGACGTGTGGATCCTGACCGGGCTGGCGAGAAAGCTGGGCGCCTCCTGGGAGTTCGGGGGCGCGCAGCAGGTGTTCGACGAGCTGGCGCTCAGGGAGGAGTTCTTCACGGGACTCGGCTACGATACCATCGGGAGTTTTGGAATCCAGGTGGGGGAGACAGTGTAGGCCATGCTGCTGGATATCATCATAGCGTGCGTAAAGATCGGGATCATGCTCGCCTTCGTCCTCGGCCTCGTTCCCATTCTCGTCTGGGGGGAGCGGAAGGGGGCGGCCTATATCCAGGACAGGATGGGGCCGGCGAAAGCCGACATCTTCGGCCTC
This genomic interval from Deltaproteobacteria bacterium contains the following:
- a CDS encoding molybdopterin-dependent oxidoreductase — its product is TYKTVNENRILFPFRSAGGEEVAGEWDALLYTGAMALSEIVRRDGPSRVAVIASPGSSNEELYLTKKLAFEVIGTPHLAFTSEVAAADPYHDDFLVREDKNPNSRGAKEMGIGPREGGLDFNGIVEQAKKGNLKALVVVGSRLGGADDALVGEILHNVDYVINIASNESAVSRNSSLVLASATFAEKGGTFTNYRGRVQRFHRAFPPRGAAKEDVWILTGLARKLGASWEFGGAQQVFDELALREEFFTGLGYDTIGSFGIQVGETV